From Vicinamibacteria bacterium, the proteins below share one genomic window:
- a CDS encoding helix-turn-helix domain-containing protein — translation MISVPPFAPPTDTPPLAPLDLLPRTLGKKIQKDLKQIASEVQELAEDLRSGLRQNERELVVSPLAASRHNRTRRPKVALDTLPDRLNRRIKRLALAVEEVNTSVTDLAANLKRRLEASERQFVGPQNELLTRDLMTRVQDYERELIISALEACGMNQVLAAKALGVLPTTLSEKLKRLGLRRSVRKGPRALKYQDGETP, via the coding sequence GTGATATCTGTTCCACCTTTCGCACCACCGACAGACACCCCGCCCCTCGCCCCTTTAGACTTGCTCCCAAGGACGCTTGGTAAGAAGATCCAGAAGGATCTCAAACAGATCGCCAGCGAGGTGCAGGAGCTAGCGGAGGATCTAAGATCGGGCCTCCGACAAAACGAGCGAGAACTCGTCGTGTCCCCCCTTGCAGCCTCCCGCCACAACCGTACCCGGCGGCCGAAAGTGGCCCTCGATACCCTGCCGGACAGGTTGAACCGAAGGATCAAACGGCTTGCGCTGGCGGTCGAGGAAGTCAACACCTCGGTCACGGATTTGGCCGCGAACTTGAAACGCCGACTCGAAGCGTCTGAGCGTCAATTCGTCGGTCCCCAGAACGAGCTTCTCACAAGAGACCTCATGACCCGGGTCCAGGACTACGAGCGAGAGCTAATCATCTCCGCCCTTGAAGCCTGCGGCATGAATCAGGTTCTGGCAGCCAAGGCCCTCGGTGTTCTTCCAACCACCCTGAGCGAGAAACTGAAGCGTCTTGGGCTGCGGCGTTCTGTTCGGAAGGGGCCCCGTGCATTGAAGTACCAAGATGGTGAGACGCCATAA
- a CDS encoding DUF1761 domain-containing protein, with protein sequence MSPAHHINFAAVAVATLVPFLLGWLWYSPVLFGRSWIREMGWSEADPQKGANAPTFGIALALTLVMALNLAFFLADGKRDVIWGVTAGALAGVGWVATGLGVTYVFAQRSLKLYLIDAGYHTVAFMLMGGILGVWK encoded by the coding sequence ATGAGCCCTGCCCACCACATCAACTTCGCCGCCGTCGCCGTGGCCACGCTCGTCCCCTTCCTTTTGGGCTGGCTGTGGTACTCACCCGTCCTCTTCGGGCGGTCCTGGATTCGGGAGATGGGTTGGAGTGAGGCTGACCCTCAAAAGGGAGCGAATGCCCCTACTTTCGGAATCGCCCTCGCCCTGACTCTTGTCATGGCCTTGAACCTCGCCTTCTTCCTGGCCGATGGCAAGCGGGACGTCATCTGGGGCGTCACGGCCGGCGCCCTGGCCGGCGTGGGATGGGTCGCCACAGGATTGGGGGTCACGTACGTGTTTGCGCAGCGATCCTTGAAGCTCTACTTGATTGACGCTGGCTACCATACAGTGGCCTTCATGCTGATGGGCGGAATCCTGGGTGTCTGGAAATGA
- a CDS encoding histidine kinase, whose amino-acid sequence MDEAGETLPETGRQAAETVIDDRVVRAVGIPAFGLSISHFVDLYGPYGPANPMHWVGALWFVLLSAVIWHANRWLLFRQREHVDWFGQRLAKIFLLLVGIVFGTIPPTVAMLSLWYSVALGAVDWNAVRTVTLINVICVLFVTHVYETVFLIKARETDLLEFERLTRGRAEAELAALKAQVDPHFLFNALNTLGYLIDEDPARARGFNEALARVYRYILASQKRHLVLLSEEMGFFEDYAALLRLRFGGAIDIVREDGRQNLDRWVLPPISLQLLLENAVKHNEFSRSSPLMVRIEVGRGEVAVENSLRPRPGRDAGAGVGLRNLAERYRLASHRDIEVSSGPEFFRVRLPLLAA is encoded by the coding sequence ATGGACGAAGCCGGAGAAACACTCCCCGAAACGGGACGACAGGCCGCCGAAACGGTCATCGATGATCGGGTGGTGCGTGCCGTGGGGATCCCCGCCTTTGGCCTGTCCATCTCCCATTTCGTCGATCTCTATGGTCCCTACGGGCCGGCCAACCCGATGCATTGGGTCGGCGCCCTTTGGTTCGTGCTCCTCTCTGCCGTCATCTGGCACGCCAACCGGTGGCTGCTGTTCCGGCAGCGTGAGCACGTCGACTGGTTCGGCCAGCGGCTGGCGAAGATCTTTCTCCTCCTGGTCGGCATCGTCTTCGGCACCATCCCGCCCACCGTGGCCATGCTCTCGCTCTGGTACTCCGTAGCCCTGGGTGCGGTCGATTGGAACGCGGTCCGAACCGTGACCCTCATCAACGTGATCTGCGTGCTCTTCGTGACCCACGTCTACGAGACCGTGTTCCTGATCAAGGCGCGGGAAACCGACCTCTTGGAGTTCGAGCGACTCACGAGAGGCCGCGCGGAGGCTGAGCTCGCAGCTCTGAAGGCGCAGGTCGACCCGCACTTCCTCTTCAACGCTCTGAACACCCTCGGCTACCTGATCGACGAGGATCCCGCGCGGGCACGGGGCTTCAACGAGGCCTTGGCCCGGGTCTACCGCTACATCCTGGCCAGCCAGAAAAGGCACCTCGTCCTGCTCTCCGAGGAAATGGGCTTTTTCGAAGACTATGCCGCGCTCCTGCGGCTCCGTTTCGGGGGCGCGATCGACATCGTCCGCGAGGACGGCCGGCAGAATCTCGATCGTTGGGTGCTTCCGCCGATCTCCCTCCAGCTGCTGTTGGAGAACGCGGTCAAGCACAATGAGTTCAGCCGCTCCTCCCCGCTGATGGTCCGTATCGAGGTGGGCCGCGGCGAGGTGGCGGTCGAAAACTCGTTGCGCCCGCGGCCGGGCAGGGACGCCGGCGCGGGCGTTGGCCTACGGAATCTTGCTGAGCGCTATCGCCTCGCCAGCCACCGGGACATTGAAGTGTCGTCGGGTCCGGAGTTCTTCCGGGTTCGGTTGCCACTCCTCGCTGCATGA